The genomic segment GCTTGACCGCTTCGTCGAGCGCCACGTCATCCTTGTAATGCTCCCCCAGTCGTTCCAACAGGAACCCCTGCAGGACAGAGGCGAAACCCTCGCCGCCCGCCGTCGTATCGCTCGCACCGACCGTGCCGCTCGCTACTGCACGGATTTTCTCCATCAAATCCTCGTAATCGTCCGGCCAAAGGGCCGAGGTGCTCACCGTATCATCCAGAAAACTGTGGACGGGTCTGTCGAAAAAATGATAGGCGCCCCACGGATAGAAGCGTACCGAAACGAAGCCGGTCCGGCCATCGGACTCGATTTCGATGTACTTGCGCATCTGGGAGATTGCGAAACTCCGCGGCTGGACCATGCGCTTTCCACCCGCCACGGTCGTGATCCACGGATCGCCGTAGTGGAATACGATCTCCACGATGCCGTCCGGCACGATGAGCGACCTGGGCGCGTGGTCGTCCTCGTGCTCGGATTCCATCATCCAGACGAGTTGGACGTAAGGCGCGAGGCCGGCGTGCGTTTCGAATTCCCGATAGATCATGACTGATGCGATAGGTAACGGGAAAAGGTGCGTGCGTCAAGTGGGAGCGCGCTCTTGCCTCGGTTCCCTCAGCCGCGTATCTTTCGGAAAACCACATCCAATCACGACGCTGGACAAGCACTGCTCTTCACGGCCGTGTCCTATGAACCTCCGGCTTTCCTATCTGATCTGCGCCACGCCTCGTTGCGGCAGCAATCTGTTATGCGAGGCCCTGCAAAACACCGGTCTCGCTGGGATTCCGGGAGAATACTTCTGGGATGAAGCACGCTGGACCCGGAAGTGGGGTACAGCGAATTACACCGACTATCTGCACGAAGTGATCAAGCGAAGCACCACGAAAAACTGCGTTTTCGGCACCAAAGTCATGTGGGGATACTTCGACGTCTTTGTTTCAAGGGTCCGCGAGACACCTGAATACGGCCGGCAAAACGGCTCTTCACATGAATTGCTGGCGCGGTTGTTTCCCGGTCTGCGCTATATATGGATCACGCGGCGTGACAAGGTGCGCCAAGCCGTTTCCTTTTGGAAGAGTCTGCAGACCCTGGTCTGGTTTAGTAAAGCGGGGATCGACCCTCCCCCACCGCGCAAGGAGCCGGTGTATAGCTTCGAGGCGATTGACCATTTCGTGCAGGAGGTCGTGATGCACGAGGCGGCCTGGCAGGCATACTTCGACCGGCACGCCATCGTCCCATTTACGGTAATCTACGAAGACCTGGCATCCGCTTACGAGGCGACGGCCTTGAAGATCCTGGACTGGTTAGGCCTTTCGTATCCGCCTGACCTTGTCTTCGGCCCAAGGCTGCTTCAGAAGCAGGCCGATGACGTCTCGGAGATCTGGGTAGAGCGGTATCGAAAGGAAAAGCGTGAACGCGGACGACTCGGCGCACCGCACTCCCCCTTTCCCGAGACCACCTGGAGCCGCATGCCGGACTGAGGCCCGACCTTCATTCCGCCCTCGTTCGCACCGGACGCTTTCCCTTGACGCACCCGCGAGGCGCCTGTACCATTTCATGACCGGCGTGTGCAGGACGCCGCCCGTCCGCGGAAAGAACACAAGTTCACCTGTATCGGTTCCCTTCTGCCGTGGCAACCTTCTTCCTGCCCGTACGGCGGACACACGGGTGTGACGGCGGTCTCATGACCGCGCGAAGGAGGTTCCATGCCGTCCCTGCCTTCCCATCCCGATATACGCCATCTCAGGCTGCAGGCGAAAACGCTGCTGAAATCCGCGCGCAGCGGCGAAGAAGACGCCGTCGACAGGATTAGGTCGGCCACCGGCACGCGGCGTGACCGCGTCGTGCTGTCGGACGCCTATCACGCCATCGCCCGGGAACATGGGTTCAAGTCCTGGCCCCACCTGAAGATCCACCTCGAAGTCGCCGCCCGGGACCTGGACGAAAAGCGGGAGATGTTCCTGTCCTCGGCCTGGTTTTGGGGCGATCGGAAACGCGCCGAGGCCGTGCTCGCATCGGCGCCGGAACTTGTCCGGGGAGATATCCACGCCGCCTGCGCCGCCGGTGACGTGGATGCCGTCACGGACATCCTGGCGATCGATCCCGCCGCAGCCACGACGAAGGGCGGCCCGAGAGACTGGACCCCGATCCTTCACGCGACGTGGTCCTGTTTTCTTTCCGAGCGTGCCGACGCCATGGTCCGCATCCTGGAACTGCTCCTGCGGCACGGCGCCGATCCGGACAGCTACTGGGTGAACGATGACGACTGGAAGGAGTCGGCCCTCTACGGATGCGTGGAGAACAACTGCGTGCCGGCGGCCCGGGTACTGGTGGTCGCGGGCGCCGACCCCAACGACAACGAATCCCTGTACCACGCCTGCGAGAAGTTCAACCTGGAACTGCTGGATACGGTCGCGGCGAACGGGCTGGACGCGGAAGCGATTTCCTACTGCATCAAGCACGTCATGGACATGAACTGGACGGAGGGCATCCGGTGGTTTCTCGACCAGGGCGCCGATCCCAACGCCATCCATCCCGCCGACGGGGAAACGTCGCTACACTGGGCCGTAAAGAGAAACAACACGGTAGAAGTGATCGGCACGCTCCTGGAGGCCGGTGCGGACCCCAATGCCCGCACCACGACCGGGAAGAGCACGTCACTCGGGATCGTCGGCCGGACGCCGCTGGATTTCGCCCTGCGACTCGGCCGCGGGGAGGTCGCGGCGCTCCTCAAGCGACATGGCGCTGTACCGTCCCCCCTGTCCGAATACGATCGCTTCATAGTCGCGTGCGCCAAATCGGACCTCGAAGTCGTAGAGCAGCTGAAAGACAGGCAACTACCCGGCCTGACCGAAGACGACCGGACCCTGATCAGCCACGTGGCCCAGGTGGACA from the Gemmatimonadota bacterium genome contains:
- a CDS encoding helix-turn-helix transcriptional regulator, which codes for MIYREFETHAGLAPYVQLVWMMESEHEDDHAPRSLIVPDGIVEIVFHYGDPWITTVAGGKRMVQPRSFAISQMRKYIEIESDGRTGFVSVRFYPWGAYHFFDRPVHSFLDDTVSTSALWPDDYEDLMEKIRAVASGTVGASDTTAGGEGFASVLQGFLLERLGEHYKDDVALDEAVKLIRSTGGQLSVEEVGECVGLSRKQLERKFVATVGTTPKTFARTSRFLNICHHLDRYRDSTLTRLAHECGYFDQAHFIREFNAFTGFTPKAFFDKNNVKFAEL